The DNA region CTCGACGGCGCCGCCGAGCCACGAGGTCGCGGCCTCGGCGCCGATGAAGCAGAAGAGTCCGGCGCACCGGACGGTCCGGCGCTCGCCGGTCCGGGTCTGCTCGAGCGTCACCTGCTCGAGGTGTCCGTCACCGGCGAGGGCGCGAACCTCGGTGCCGGTGCACAGCCGGATCCGCGGGTCGGCCTCGATCCGCCCGATCAGGTACTGCGACATGGTCCGGGTCAGATCGTCGCGGCGGATGGCGATCGACACCCGGCTGCCCTGCTGGGCGAGGAAGATCGCCGCCTGGCCGGCCGAGTTGCCGCCACCGACGACGACCACCTCCGACCCGCTGCAGACGCGCGCCTCCAGGTCGGTGGCCGCGTAGTACACGCCGGCTCCCTCGAAACGGTCGAGGTCGTCGACCGCCAGGCGCCGGTAGCGGGCGCCCGTCGCCACGATCACCGACCGGCACCGGATCTCGCAGCGGTCGGAGAGGACGAGCACGAGGAATCCGTCCTCGATGCGCAGCGTGCACGCCTCGCACGGGCTGGTCAGCCACGCACCGAGACGCTGGGCCTGGATGGCGGCTCCGGCGGTGAGCTCTCCGCCCGAGATGCCGTTGGGGAAGCCGACGTAGTTCTCGATGCGGGAGCTGGCACCGGCCTGGCCGCCGACGCCGACGGCGTCGACCGACAACGTGTCGAGGCCTTCCGAGGCGCCGTACACCGCCGCGCCCAGGCCGGCGGGGCCGGTGCCGACCACCACCAGGTCGAAGACGCGACCCGGGATTGCGTGATAGGTGAGACCGAGGTGGTCGGCGAACTCCCCCGGCGTGGCCCGCCGCAGCACCCCGGTGGGCGTGAGCACCGCGGGGAGGTCGCCGGGATCCAGCCCCAGGCCGCTCAGCAGGGCGTCGACGCCGTCCGCGTCCTCGAGGTCCATCCACGAGTGGGGGAGGCCGGCCCGCAGTGCGAACCGCCGCAGGGCCATCGCCTCGGGTGAGTAGCGGGAGCCGACGATGCGCAGCGCGAGCGCCGCCTCGCCGGTGCGCAGCGCCTCCCGGCGGGCGGCGAGGGCGCTGAAGATGATGTCGGCGACGTCCGGCTTTGTGGTCATGAGCCGCCGGAACGGGTCGTGCTCGATCACCAGCAGCCGTCCCGGCTGGGTGACCCGGGCGGTGAGGTACGGCCGCTGGCCGGTCAGGAGGGTCAGGTCACCGAGGAACCGTCCGGCGACGTG from Candidatus Dormiibacterota bacterium includes:
- a CDS encoding FAD-dependent oxidoreductase, coding for MARAVAAGTADVPGADLYIPTLSASALAELAEFGHERVVAAGEVLYHPGDETSDFFVVLEGTVEVVRLDGDAGEAIIATHVAGRFLGDLTLLTGQRPYLTARVTQPGRLLVIEHDPFRRLMTTKPDVADIIFSALAARREALRTGEAALALRIVGSRYSPEAMALRRFALRAGLPHSWMDLEDADGVDALLSGLGLDPGDLPAVLTPTGVLRRATPGEFADHLGLTYHAIPGRVFDLVVVGTGPAGLGAAVYGASEGLDTLSVDAVGVGGQAGASSRIENYVGFPNGISGGELTAGAAIQAQRLGAWLTSPCEACTLRIEDGFLVLVLSDRCEIRCRSVIVATGARYRRLAVDDLDRFEGAGVYYAATDLEARVCSGSEVVVVGGGNSAGQAAIFLAQQGSRVSIAIRRDDLTRTMSQYLIGRIEADPRIRLCTGTEVRALAGDGHLEQVTLEQTRTGERRTVRCAGLFCFIGAEAATSWLGGAVELDRDGFVLTDRSLPNPVTTGPAFASRQPLPFETSVPGVFAVGDVRQGSMKRVASAVGEGSSAVASVHQHLASATRAMPAARR